The following proteins are encoded in a genomic region of Streptomyces collinus Tu 365:
- a CDS encoding beta-ketoacyl synthase N-terminal-like domain-containing protein, which translates to MTARHVVLGLPTLATGGLSENWLLRESGDLHWSLIGEYFGTSVTKLADADGTRLLPAFVRVRHTASASLAAFAELDEGEMSGELTRLDDRRFLSDIRFATGTAHVDVRLLTVFVRRSDRNWLVPGVPQLPGCLPAREPDADQLAFLHDFQEQSGRHTDGPGLHTERYELNPVVDVNALGLLYFASYPHINDHGERRYLHSLAPGGEWATAATTVRRDIVYLANCGAEDTVRYRLDDLRLEDGHRAVLTSTLLREADNRPLARIETVKALRGSSVFGGLWGDSVAPRAAPAPREPAPATDDALETVLLQLLERALGRPAGSLTADDDLRRYGLDSVALAEIVALAHDEHGLQIDPSAMFQAFTVEAMAQVIRGEDREPRPVTATAAPKPGASAPIAVIGMAGRFPGAASVSELWDLLGRDEDAIRDIPIDRWDTAAHPDLVGRAALLDDIRRFDHEFFAVSPREAALMDPQQRLMLEVAWATAEDAGQDPTKLSGSRTGVYTGVCHSDYATVLAEHAGRDEPHLSVAVSPSLVANRVSYALGLRGPSVTVDTLCSSSLVAVAQAIAALRAGACDQAFAGGVNVLCDPGRHAAYQRAGVLSPRGRCHTFDDDADGYVRGEGACALLLKPLDRALADGDRVHAVIREVAVNHGGQAQSFTAPNPEAQADLLVSAYTTAAVDPATVGYLEAHGTGTRLGDPIEVSAMVAAFRRLYAHSRHPMPDAPHCGIGSLKTNIGHLEAAAGVAGMIKVILALRHRTLPATRNVRRTNRMINLSGSPLRLQLEQAAWEPPPGGGPRRAGVSSFGMGGTNAHVVLEEAPPAAGAPPVGRVTVPVSARTPQALRDALVALLDVVRSPQAPPLASIARTMSTGRARLACRVAVTAADLGELADALAAAVDAEPLTGDAGTEGPVPAAPVVSLPSYPFRRDQHWAAPTAVPQSPSPAPQFLTAAWQDAPPPAPAQRGRFLVLTTDPSLATTLFGDDAVAHRPGDPLPTVRGLAGVADLVDWGEPGALVTERIQVLREVLGRHPRTGLRCLHVSGARRSALAGFYRAVSGELPMVVSRTVRVDGDLADLAAAVAAESTADDQETEIRYAGSRRRRSVAGFARPGDVDPLTGLDRGAVLITGGTGAIGLRLAEHLADRGARHLVLIGRSELPARNRWASLAAEPSTDPLLRTRLTALLALAERGVKLSVHTHALNDAVTLRRLINRHRGRAGGIAAAFHCAGVMHQPRSFLAKTADEIAVVLRPKLAVETLWAAFGSRLPRLMVLFSSIAAGSPRLAGGYLDYAAANNVLDDFAEAHADEPGCVVRSLRWPLWRDVGMGERRTSAGTELGIPDLAEGDALRLLDLALRVPGEPVLLPCLTRRTAVPADELFRAPRRDPDPAPEPVTAPADEPDAAEIDWLADVVARTTRTERSLLRPDTHLVDLGVDSLLMAELVRDLEAALGDVVDPSLLQDHPTLARLAAALTAAGARAPATGPVASAAERVPATGPVASAAERAPATAPVASAAPARTSAADGAATRIAVIGMGCRLPGAADPEQLWQALLAGRDLVGDVPADRWDTTALYRPDGGPGFSQSRWGGFLDDAALFDPGYFGFDDETARQLDPLIRKTLEVAVECVHDAGYTAEELRGRRVGVFVGGRTGNHRAHLRPLTRESIVGINQNYIAAHVSHFLDLAGPNLVIDSACSSALVSVHLAAQSLMLGESEMALAGGVDLLLDEEPYLMLSAGKALSPTGRCRTFDESADGFVPGEGAGLVLLKRLDAAERDGDRILAVIEASGVNNDGRTMGHTTPNGAAQRALISEVLARGGIDARTIGYVEAHGTGTMIGDPIELQALTTVYRQHTGDREYCGIGSVKSSMGHLLSAAGIAGFIKAVQTLRHGLIVPTLHCERPNPRFAFGESPFFPARTTTELPAGSRVAVSAFGFGGTNAHVVLGPGAPEGTGRAPLPSPEYRRRRFWHHRAGILTTPARPAARPVRSARLDLTVTPVAAPALDRSHR; encoded by the coding sequence GCGGTGAACTGACCAGACTGGACGACCGGCGGTTCCTGTCCGACATCCGCTTCGCCACCGGCACGGCACACGTCGACGTCCGGCTGCTCACCGTTTTCGTCCGCCGCTCGGACCGCAACTGGCTGGTTCCCGGCGTGCCACAGCTGCCCGGCTGCCTGCCGGCCCGGGAGCCGGACGCCGACCAGCTGGCCTTCCTGCACGACTTCCAGGAGCAGAGCGGTCGCCACACGGATGGTCCCGGACTGCACACCGAGCGTTACGAGCTCAATCCGGTCGTCGACGTCAACGCCCTCGGCCTGCTCTACTTCGCCTCCTACCCGCACATCAACGACCACGGCGAGCGCCGGTACCTGCACTCGCTGGCACCAGGCGGCGAGTGGGCCACCGCGGCCACCACCGTCAGACGCGACATCGTGTACCTGGCGAACTGCGGCGCCGAGGACACCGTGCGGTACCGGCTGGACGACCTGCGTCTGGAGGACGGTCACCGGGCGGTGCTGACCTCGACGTTGCTGCGCGAGGCCGACAACAGGCCGCTGGCCCGGATCGAGACGGTCAAGGCACTGCGCGGGTCCAGCGTGTTCGGCGGGCTCTGGGGTGACTCCGTCGCGCCCCGCGCCGCGCCGGCCCCGAGGGAACCCGCGCCCGCGACCGACGACGCCCTGGAAACGGTGCTGCTGCAGCTGCTGGAACGGGCGCTCGGACGGCCGGCCGGTTCCCTGACCGCCGACGACGACCTGCGGCGGTACGGCCTGGACAGCGTCGCGCTTGCCGAGATCGTGGCGCTGGCCCATGACGAACACGGCTTGCAGATCGATCCCAGCGCCATGTTCCAGGCCTTCACCGTCGAGGCCATGGCGCAGGTGATACGCGGCGAGGACCGCGAACCCCGACCGGTCACCGCCACGGCCGCACCGAAGCCGGGCGCCTCGGCACCGATCGCGGTGATCGGCATGGCCGGACGCTTCCCCGGGGCGGCCAGCGTGAGTGAACTGTGGGACCTGCTCGGCCGCGACGAGGACGCGATCCGCGACATCCCGATCGACCGCTGGGACACCGCCGCGCACCCGGATCTGGTGGGCCGGGCGGCCCTGCTCGACGACATCCGCCGCTTCGACCACGAATTCTTCGCCGTCAGCCCCCGCGAGGCCGCGCTGATGGATCCCCAGCAGCGGCTCATGCTCGAGGTGGCGTGGGCGACCGCCGAGGACGCGGGACAGGACCCCACCAAGCTGTCGGGCAGCCGGACCGGTGTGTACACCGGGGTCTGCCACTCCGACTACGCCACCGTGCTGGCCGAGCACGCCGGTCGCGACGAACCGCACCTGAGCGTCGCGGTCTCTCCTTCGCTGGTGGCCAACCGGGTCTCGTACGCCCTGGGCCTGCGCGGCCCGAGCGTCACCGTGGACACACTCTGCTCGTCGTCGCTGGTCGCGGTGGCCCAGGCCATCGCGGCGCTGCGGGCCGGAGCATGCGACCAGGCCTTCGCGGGCGGCGTCAACGTGCTGTGCGACCCGGGACGGCACGCGGCGTACCAGCGCGCCGGCGTACTGAGCCCACGCGGACGCTGCCACACCTTCGACGACGACGCCGACGGCTACGTCCGCGGCGAGGGGGCATGCGCGTTGCTGCTCAAACCCCTCGACCGGGCGCTCGCCGACGGCGACCGGGTGCACGCGGTCATCCGCGAGGTGGCGGTCAACCACGGTGGGCAGGCGCAGTCGTTCACCGCGCCCAACCCCGAGGCCCAGGCCGACCTGCTGGTCAGCGCCTACACCACGGCGGCCGTCGACCCCGCCACCGTCGGCTACCTCGAGGCGCACGGCACCGGTACCCGGCTGGGCGACCCGATCGAGGTGTCGGCCATGGTGGCGGCGTTCCGCCGGCTGTACGCGCACAGCCGGCATCCGATGCCGGACGCACCACACTGTGGCATCGGATCCCTCAAGACCAACATCGGTCATCTGGAGGCCGCCGCCGGTGTCGCCGGCATGATCAAAGTCATTCTCGCCCTGCGCCACCGGACGCTGCCGGCCACCCGCAACGTGCGCCGGACGAACCGCATGATCAACCTGTCCGGTTCGCCGCTGCGGCTCCAGCTGGAACAGGCCGCGTGGGAGCCGCCGCCCGGCGGCGGCCCCCGCCGGGCCGGGGTCAGCTCGTTCGGCATGGGCGGCACGAACGCGCACGTGGTCCTGGAGGAGGCACCGCCGGCAGCCGGGGCACCGCCGGTCGGCCGGGTGACGGTGCCCGTGTCGGCCCGCACCCCGCAGGCACTGCGGGACGCGCTCGTCGCGCTGCTGGACGTGGTGAGGTCACCGCAAGCGCCCCCACTCGCCTCGATCGCCCGGACGATGAGCACCGGCCGGGCCCGGCTGGCCTGCCGCGTCGCCGTCACGGCGGCAGACCTCGGCGAACTCGCGGACGCGCTGGCCGCCGCCGTCGACGCCGAGCCGCTCACCGGCGACGCCGGGACCGAGGGCCCGGTGCCTGCCGCCCCCGTCGTGTCGCTGCCGAGCTACCCCTTCCGGCGGGACCAGCACTGGGCGGCGCCCACCGCCGTGCCGCAATCGCCTAGCCCCGCCCCGCAGTTCCTCACCGCGGCCTGGCAGGACGCGCCGCCACCCGCGCCGGCGCAGCGCGGCCGTTTCCTGGTCCTCACGACGGACCCGAGCCTCGCGACGACGCTGTTCGGCGACGACGCCGTCGCGCATCGCCCCGGCGATCCGCTGCCCACCGTGCGGGGCCTGGCCGGCGTCGCCGATCTGGTCGACTGGGGAGAACCGGGCGCTCTGGTCACCGAGCGGATCCAGGTGCTGCGCGAGGTGCTCGGCCGGCATCCGCGCACCGGCCTGCGCTGCCTGCACGTCAGCGGCGCTCGCCGCTCGGCGCTGGCCGGCTTCTACCGCGCCGTCTCCGGAGAACTGCCCATGGTCGTCTCCCGCACCGTCCGGGTCGACGGTGACCTCGCCGACCTGGCCGCCGCGGTCGCGGCCGAGAGCACGGCCGACGACCAGGAGACCGAGATCCGGTACGCCGGCTCCCGACGACGGCGCAGCGTGGCCGGGTTCGCCCGGCCCGGCGACGTCGATCCGCTGACCGGTCTCGACCGGGGCGCCGTGCTGATCACCGGGGGCACCGGTGCCATCGGCCTGCGCCTCGCCGAGCACCTGGCCGACCGGGGTGCGCGGCACCTCGTCCTGATCGGCCGCTCCGAGCTGCCCGCCCGCAACCGCTGGGCGTCCCTGGCCGCCGAGCCGTCGACCGACCCGTTGCTGCGCACGCGCCTCACCGCCCTGCTGGCCCTCGCCGAGCGGGGCGTGAAGCTCTCGGTCCACACCCATGCGCTGAACGACGCGGTCACGCTGCGCAGGCTGATCAACCGGCATCGAGGCCGCGCCGGAGGGATCGCGGCGGCCTTCCACTGCGCGGGGGTCATGCACCAGCCCCGGTCGTTCCTGGCCAAGACGGCCGACGAGATCGCCGTCGTGCTACGGCCCAAGCTCGCCGTGGAGACACTGTGGGCTGCGTTCGGCAGCCGGCTGCCGCGCCTCATGGTCCTGTTCTCCTCGATCGCGGCCGGGTCGCCCCGGCTGGCCGGGGGCTATCTGGACTACGCCGCGGCCAACAACGTCCTCGACGACTTCGCCGAGGCGCACGCGGACGAGCCCGGGTGCGTGGTCCGGTCGCTGCGGTGGCCGCTGTGGCGGGACGTCGGAATGGGCGAGCGGCGTACCAGCGCCGGGACCGAACTGGGCATCCCCGACCTGGCGGAGGGCGACGCGCTGCGACTGCTCGACCTGGCGCTGCGGGTGCCGGGCGAACCGGTGCTGCTGCCCTGCCTGACGCGCCGGACCGCGGTGCCGGCCGACGAACTGTTCCGGGCGCCCCGGCGCGACCCCGATCCCGCCCCCGAGCCGGTCACCGCCCCGGCGGACGAGCCGGACGCGGCCGAGATCGACTGGCTGGCCGACGTCGTGGCCCGGACAACCCGCACCGAACGGTCCCTGCTGCGGCCCGACACCCACCTCGTCGACCTCGGTGTGGACTCGTTGCTGATGGCCGAGCTGGTCCGCGATCTCGAGGCAGCACTCGGCGACGTCGTGGACCCCAGCCTGCTCCAGGATCACCCCACACTGGCCCGGCTCGCCGCCGCGCTCACCGCCGCGGGAGCGCGTGCCCCGGCCACCGGCCCGGTGGCGTCCGCGGCAGAGCGTGTTCCGGCGACCGGCCCGGTGGCCTCCGCGGCGGAGCGTGCCCCGGCCACCGCCCCGGTGGCATCCGCGGCGCCGGCACGGACGTCCGCCGCGGACGGTGCCGCGACGCGGATCGCGGTCATCGGGATGGGCTGCCGACTGCCCGGCGCAGCCGACCCGGAGCAGCTCTGGCAGGCACTGCTCGCCGGGCGGGACCTGGTCGGCGACGTGCCGGCGGACCGCTGGGACACCACGGCCCTCTACCGGCCGGACGGCGGACCCGGGTTCAGCCAGAGCCGGTGGGGCGGCTTCCTCGACGACGCCGCCCTGTTCGACCCGGGCTACTTCGGCTTCGACGACGAGACGGCACGTCAACTCGACCCCCTGATACGCAAGACGCTCGAGGTCGCCGTCGAGTGCGTGCACGACGCCGGGTACACCGCTGAGGAGTTACGTGGCCGCCGGGTCGGAGTCTTCGTCGGCGGCCGGACGGGCAATCACCGCGCACACCTGCGGCCGCTGACCCGCGAGTCGATCGTCGGGATCAACCAGAACTACATCGCGGCGCACGTGTCGCACTTCCTCGACCTCGCCGGGCCGAACCTCGTGATCGACAGCGCCTGCTCGTCGGCGCTGGTCAGTGTGCACCTGGCCGCGCAGAGCCTGATGCTGGGCGAGTCCGAGATGGCACTGGCCGGCGGTGTGGACCTGCTGCTGGACGAGGAGCCGTACCTGATGCTCAGCGCCGGCAAGGCGCTGTCACCGACCGGACGCTGCCGCACCTTCGACGAGTCCGCCGACGGCTTCGTCCCGGGCGAGGGCGCCGGGCTGGTGCTGCTGAAGCGTCTCGACGCCGCCGAACGCGACGGCGACCGCATCCTCGCGGTCATCGAAGCGTCCGGTGTCAACAACGACGGCCGCACCATGGGCCACACCACCCCGAACGGGGCCGCCCAGCGGGCGCTGATCAGCGAGGTGCTCGCCCGCGGCGGCATCGACGCGCGCACCATCGGATACGTCGAGGCGCACGGCACCGGCACGATGATCGGCGACCCGATCGAGCTGCAGGCGCTGACCACCGTCTACCGGCAGCACACCGGCGACCGGGAGTACTGCGGGATCGGCAGCGTCAAGAGCTCGATGGGCCACCTGCTCAGCGCCGCCGGGATCGCCGGATTCATCAAGGCCGTGCAGACGCTCCGGCACGGACTGATCGTCCCGACCCTGCACTGCGAGCGACCCAATCCGCGGTTCGCGTTCGGCGAGTCACCGTTCTTCCCCGCACGGACCACGACCGAACTGCCCGCCGGCAGCCGCGTCGCGGTCAGCGCCTTCGGATTCGGCGGCACCAACGCCCACGTCGTACTCGGCCCCGGCGCCCCCGAGGGGACCGGGCGGGCTCCGCTGCCCTCACCGGAGTACCGGCGCCGCCGGTTCTGGCACCACCGCGCCGGGATCCTCACGACTCCCGCCCGCCCCGCCGCGAGACCGGTCCGGTCGGCGCGCCTCGATCTCACCGTCACGCCGGTCGCGGCCCCCGCGCTCGACCGTTCCCACCGCTGA